A stretch of Brevundimonas naejangsanensis DNA encodes these proteins:
- a CDS encoding DUF2336 domain-containing protein, whose product MGETQARLEDVQPPPRKARRALLRRLADVVSLPASRINVFERSVVGDLLVDVLRPAPVEERRRVAQRLAPLGELPDALKRLLLRDEPQVAAPLLEDCAALSDADLIGCARDAAIEHRLMIAARRGLSEAVTDVLLSWGEEAVIAAVLANSSARLSQTTLEGVIGVSRAAKALCPALLKRAELRPSGAYVMFWWCGPEERRAVLQRFAVSREVMQDCVEDVFALAAAEGWDDPVARKALQFIERRQRNRAAIEKSPYADLEAAVSAAAANGLSRDLVGEIGHLSGIKPLTAAKIMGDPGGEPVAILCKATGLTRQNLLALWRSMRRPETTAEGAVHPDWSRVQLTYEMLAVDRAQTVLRYWNWTLSSALTPTLLRAIREGEDELIDEYSTPERAAALALADNFGR is encoded by the coding sequence ATGGGCGAAACCCAGGCCAGATTGGAAGACGTTCAGCCGCCTCCCCGCAAGGCGCGGCGGGCGCTGCTGCGGCGGCTGGCCGACGTCGTCAGCCTGCCCGCCAGCCGCATCAATGTGTTCGAGCGCTCGGTGGTCGGCGACCTGCTGGTCGACGTGCTGCGCCCGGCCCCGGTCGAGGAGCGGCGCCGGGTGGCCCAGCGCCTCGCCCCCCTGGGCGAACTGCCGGATGCGCTCAAACGCCTGCTGCTGCGCGACGAGCCGCAGGTGGCGGCGCCGCTGCTGGAGGACTGCGCCGCCCTGTCGGACGCCGATCTGATCGGCTGCGCCCGCGACGCCGCGATCGAGCACCGGCTGATGATCGCGGCGCGACGCGGCCTGTCCGAGGCCGTGACCGACGTCCTGCTGAGCTGGGGCGAGGAGGCGGTGATCGCGGCGGTCCTGGCCAATTCCTCGGCGCGGCTGAGCCAGACGACGCTGGAAGGGGTGATCGGCGTCAGCCGGGCTGCGAAGGCGCTGTGCCCGGCCCTGCTGAAACGGGCCGAGCTGAGGCCGTCGGGCGCCTATGTCATGTTCTGGTGGTGCGGGCCGGAAGAGCGGCGCGCCGTGCTCCAGCGCTTCGCCGTGTCGCGCGAGGTGATGCAGGACTGCGTCGAGGACGTCTTCGCCCTGGCCGCGGCCGAGGGCTGGGACGACCCGGTGGCGCGCAAGGCCCTGCAGTTCATCGAGCGGCGCCAGAGAAACCGCGCCGCCATCGAGAAGAGCCCCTACGCCGACCTGGAGGCCGCCGTGAGCGCGGCGGCGGCGAACGGCCTGTCGCGCGACCTGGTCGGCGAAATCGGCCATCTGTCGGGGATCAAGCCGCTGACCGCCGCCAAGATCATGGGCGACCCGGGCGGCGAGCCCGTGGCCATCCTGTGCAAGGCGACGGGGCTGACGCGCCAGAATCTGCTGGCCCTGTGGCGGTCGATGCGGCGGCCCGAGACGACGGCCGAGGGCGCCGTGCATCCGGACTGGAGCCGGGTGCAGCTGACCTATGAGATGCTGGCCGTCGACCGGGCGCAGACCGTGCTGCGTTACTGGAACTGGACCCTGTCTTCAGCGTTGACCCCCACGCTTCTACGCGCCATTCGCGAGGGCGAAGACGAGCTGATCGACGAATACTCAACGCCGGAACGCGCCGCGGCGCTGGCCCTGGCGGATAACTTCGGTCGTTGA
- a CDS encoding MucR family transcriptional regulator, whose translation MEEKPELLEMTADIVSAYVSNNTVSADAVPGLIAQIHAALSGVSVGPVEAEPEPQEPAVPVRKSITPDFLICLEDGRKFKSLKRHLRTKYNMSPEEYRAKWGLPKDYPMVAPNYAKARSELAKQMGLGQGGRKPARATRK comes from the coding sequence ATGGAAGAAAAACCTGAACTGCTCGAGATGACGGCGGACATCGTGTCGGCCTATGTCAGCAACAACACCGTTTCGGCCGACGCCGTGCCGGGTCTGATCGCTCAAATTCACGCCGCTCTGTCGGGCGTGTCGGTCGGTCCGGTCGAAGCCGAACCCGAGCCCCAGGAACCGGCGGTCCCGGTGCGCAAGTCCATCACGCCCGACTTCCTGATCTGTCTGGAAGACGGCCGCAAGTTCAAGTCGCTGAAGCGTCACCTGCGCACCAAATACAATATGAGCCCCGAGGAATACCGCGCCAAGTGGGGCCTGCCCAAGGACTATCCCATGGTCGCCCCGAACTACGCCAAGGCGCGTTCGGAACTGGCCAAGCAGATGGGCCTGGGCCAGGGCGGCCGCAAACCCGCCCGCGCCACGCGCAAGTAA
- a CDS encoding DUF2336 domain-containing protein encodes MSDAALDTAAPDSAAPVPAEIASRLPDLIALAQEDSSPKRRALLRELTDCFFGAPERTEAETALYGAVLSDLTDAMETAVRAELAERFCRSPDAPRQLIRRLANDEAEAVATPVLSASPVLTEADLIAVIRSRGQGHMRAVSRRAEVSEAVSDAIVERGDDETLGVLLGNQGACLSRAASEAAVERARVNPALHEVTVERASLPPDLLNDMYFAVEARLRQRILEQNARLDPALLESALAAGRARVATDDGALPPDYAESLAYVEELRAANQLTPQMLARFLRSGGRTAFLIALSQLADIDFHTARQIVERRELDALAVVCKAADLDRALFLTYAVVLLNTDGDAMGKARAYAGLYNDLTREAALRTLRFWRARKAMQAA; translated from the coding sequence ATGAGCGACGCCGCCCTCGATACCGCCGCCCCCGACAGCGCAGCCCCGGTGCCCGCCGAGATCGCCTCGCGCCTGCCGGACCTGATCGCCCTGGCGCAGGAAGACTCCAGCCCCAAGCGCCGCGCCCTGCTGCGCGAGCTGACCGACTGCTTCTTCGGCGCGCCCGAACGGACCGAGGCCGAGACCGCCCTCTACGGCGCCGTCCTGTCGGACCTGACCGACGCCATGGAGACGGCCGTGCGCGCCGAGCTAGCCGAGCGCTTCTGCCGCTCGCCGGACGCCCCGCGCCAGCTGATCCGCCGCCTGGCCAACGACGAGGCCGAGGCCGTGGCCACGCCGGTGCTCAGCGCCTCGCCGGTGCTGACCGAGGCCGACCTGATCGCCGTCATCCGCTCGCGCGGCCAGGGGCACATGCGCGCCGTCAGCCGCCGCGCCGAGGTGTCCGAGGCCGTGTCCGACGCCATCGTCGAGCGCGGCGACGACGAGACCCTGGGCGTCCTGCTCGGCAACCAGGGAGCCTGCCTGTCGCGCGCGGCCTCCGAGGCGGCCGTTGAACGCGCCCGCGTCAACCCGGCCCTGCATGAGGTCACGGTCGAGCGCGCCAGCCTGCCGCCCGACCTGCTGAACGACATGTATTTCGCGGTCGAGGCCCGCCTGCGCCAGCGCATCCTGGAGCAGAACGCCCGCCTGGACCCGGCCCTGCTGGAAAGCGCCCTGGCGGCCGGGCGCGCCCGCGTCGCTACCGACGACGGCGCCCTGCCCCCCGACTACGCCGAGAGCCTAGCCTATGTGGAGGAACTGCGCGCCGCCAACCAGCTGACGCCGCAGATGCTGGCGCGCTTCCTGCGCTCGGGCGGGCGGACGGCCTTCCTGATCGCCCTGTCGCAGCTGGCCGACATCGACTTCCACACCGCCCGCCAGATCGTCGAGCGGCGCGAGCTGGACGCCCTGGCCGTGGTCTGCAAGGCGGCGGACCTCGATCGGGCCCTGTTCCTGACCTACGCCGTGGTCCTGCTCAACACCGACGGCGACGCCATGGGCAAGGCCCGCGCCTACGCCGGCCTGTACAACGACCTGACGCGCGAGGCGGCGTTGCGCACCCTGCGCTTCTGGCGCGCGCGCAAGGCCATGCAGGCGGCCTGA
- a CDS encoding ABC transporter substrate-binding protein, whose amino-acid sequence MAGAVGLTALSALSACGRSAAPTDEAGRVRLRLAAGGPAGALHGGFYQAVATGAYERRGLNVEILAGPEGADIPALLAASAVELAVGVDSFLPMRLIAERAPVKAVAAFLQKDPVVLMAHPRQVLEDLTVLRGRRILMSPADRAGFWTWLRARFDLAPDQAQAGTLEDNLEAFRRDDQAVLVGRLTDGDPTLAARQAGFAPLVLKPADDGYPSYSGLVLAPNAFARDNAAALRDFIAASVEGWRDYVHGDGTKGDALIRRANPALPQRLLDAARAALRAEAMVDGGDAALYGLGAMTPERWQTFAEQTLDAYPSPPDWREAFTNQYLPSRG is encoded by the coding sequence ATGGCCGGCGCCGTCGGCCTGACCGCCCTTTCGGCGCTGTCGGCCTGCGGGCGTTCGGCCGCGCCGACGGACGAGGCCGGGCGGGTGCGCCTGCGCCTGGCGGCGGGCGGCCCGGCGGGGGCCCTGCACGGCGGCTTCTATCAGGCCGTCGCCACGGGAGCCTATGAGCGGCGCGGCCTGAACGTCGAGATCCTGGCCGGCCCCGAGGGCGCCGACATCCCCGCCCTGCTGGCCGCCAGCGCGGTCGAACTGGCCGTGGGCGTCGACAGCTTCCTGCCCATGCGGCTGATCGCCGAGCGGGCGCCGGTCAAGGCCGTGGCCGCCTTCCTGCAGAAGGACCCCGTGGTCCTGATGGCCCATCCCCGCCAGGTGCTGGAGGACCTGACGGTGCTGCGCGGCCGCCGCATCCTGATGAGCCCCGCCGACCGGGCCGGGTTCTGGACCTGGCTGCGGGCGCGCTTCGACCTGGCGCCCGACCAGGCCCAGGCGGGGACGCTGGAGGATAATCTGGAGGCCTTCCGGCGGGACGATCAGGCGGTGCTGGTGGGTCGGCTGACCGACGGCGACCCGACCCTGGCCGCGCGCCAGGCGGGCTTCGCGCCCCTGGTCCTCAAGCCCGCCGACGACGGCTATCCCTCCTATTCCGGCCTGGTGCTGGCGCCCAACGCCTTCGCCCGCGACAACGCCGCGGCCCTGCGCGACTTCATCGCCGCCTCGGTCGAGGGCTGGCGCGACTATGTCCACGGCGACGGGACCAAGGGCGACGCCCTGATCCGCCGCGCCAACCCGGCCCTGCCGCAACGGCTGCTGGACGCCGCCCGCGCCGCCCTGCGCGCCGAGGCCATGGTCGACGGGGGCGACGCCGCCCTCTACGGCCTGGGGGCCATGACGCCGGAACGCTGGCAGACCTTCGCCGAACAGACCCTGGACGCCTACCCCTCCCCTCCCGACTGGCGCGAGGCCTTCACCAACCAGTATCTGCCGTCGCGCGGCTGA